One part of the Nitrospirota bacterium genome encodes these proteins:
- a CDS encoding XRE family transcriptional regulator — protein MKRFREYLKEKLKDKDFEKDFYEGLEKARVAIEIALFREKKGFTQAKLAELTGTSQSAIARLEDTDYKGYSISTLRKIATALDLELVVSLREKGEEIYEREPVIVFNVPQWQRGTKGFKFSDAPETSYKQDFELVA, from the coding sequence ATGAAAAGGTTCAGGGAGTATTTAAAGGAAAAACTCAAAGATAAAGATTTCGAGAAAGATTTCTACGAGGGTTTAGAAAAAGCTCGTGTTGCTATTGAGATTGCTTTATTTAGAGAAAAAAAAGGCTTTACCCAAGCAAAGCTGGCAGAGTTAACTGGAACTTCTCAATCTGCCATTGCAAGGTTAGAAGACACTGATTATAAGGGTTATTCTATAAGTACACTCAGGAAGATTGCAACTGCCCTTGACCTCGAACTTGTAGTATCTCTCAGGGAAAAGGGTGAGGAAATTTATGAACGAGAACCCGTTATAGTATTTAATGTTCCTCAATGGCAAAGGGGTACAAAAGGTTTTAAGTTTAGTGATGCGCCAGAAACTTCATATAAACAAGATTTTGAGTTAGTAGCATAA
- a CDS encoding ATP-binding protein, whose amino-acid sequence MKLDITKVRNLLQEFDFKSIFIEELGWSQPAQSKAAPLVCDGTEYEVRQIAQLSGVVIFEIKQKDGKIPDAGKRAAVYKEIAKHHHENLLIFVDSIRSQSIWYWVKRENKKIYPRDHVYVKGQPGDLFLSKLGTMVVDISELDEAGNIPVTEVAGRLRDALDIERVTKKFYREFSDERIHFIALIEGIDNERDCRWYASILLNRLMFIYFLQQKYFLDNGNINYLQDKLTEVRQAFGTDKYFSQFLKALFFEGFAKPENERSDDARRLLGSIKYLNGGLFLPHRIESDYKNIHIPDKAFENILELFGSYSWNLNDIPGGRDDEINPDVLGYIFEKYINQKAFGAYYTRPEITGYLCEHTIYKMILDKINTAGIPGVLKPRSFDSIAELLLNLDAPLCRELLMQILPSLSLLDPACGSGAFLVAAMKTLINLYSAIIGKIEFVNDRNLTEWLRKAKAEHKSLSYFIKKSIITDNLFGVDIMEEATEIARLRLFLALVASARSIDELEPLPNIDFNILTGNSLIGLMHVNDKDFNNRTSQGDLFRKSYREVLSEKNRLIDDYRHTASYAPDLRALRDNIEKKKTEARATLNEILLNEFTNLGIKFEEAAWDTAKNKEGKPGKRSLTMKDVEALTPFHWGYEFDEIINKRAGFDAIITNPPWEIFKPQAKEFFAEHSELVTKNKMTIKEFEKEQTKLMKNAEIRDAWIEYQSRFPHVSQYFRSSNQYKNQIAVINGKKAGTDINLYKLFVEQCYNLLCPAGECGIVIPSGIYTDLGTKQLREMLFNQTEVTGLFCFENRKEIFEGVHRSFKFIVLTFAKGGSTDKFPAAFMRHEVSELERFSKEGALDIPIELVRRLSPDSLSVMEFKNDMDIHIAEKMLRFPLLGEKIEGTWNLVLCNEFHMTNDSHLFKTEPAPGRLPLYEGKMIWQFDHKLSDTRYWVSETDAREQLDGNNNSRLDYEQYRLAFRDVTGNTNERTLVSTIIPPKVFCGNTLPTAKGPNSLLLHVFLTSVFNSFIVDWMIRQKITNHCNFFYMMQLPVPRLTEKDSMFRPIVEKAARLICTTPEFDDLAKEVGLGSHKNGVTNEIERNRIRAELDGLIAHLYGLTEEEFAYILTTFPLVPEPIKVATLNAYRDVGREMIK is encoded by the coding sequence ATGAAACTTGATATTACAAAAGTCCGCAATCTTCTGCAGGAGTTTGATTTCAAGTCCATCTTTATAGAAGAACTCGGGTGGTCACAGCCTGCTCAGAGTAAGGCCGCACCACTCGTATGTGACGGCACTGAATATGAAGTCCGCCAGATTGCCCAGTTATCAGGGGTGGTAATATTCGAGATTAAGCAAAAGGATGGCAAAATCCCTGACGCAGGGAAGAGGGCGGCTGTATATAAAGAGATAGCTAAGCATCATCATGAAAACCTTTTGATATTCGTAGATAGCATACGTTCTCAAAGTATCTGGTACTGGGTTAAGCGGGAGAACAAAAAGATTTATCCCCGTGATCATGTGTATGTAAAGGGACAGCCAGGCGACCTGTTCCTCAGCAAGCTTGGAACCATGGTTGTTGATATCAGCGAGCTGGATGAGGCAGGGAATATACCGGTCACAGAGGTTGCAGGGCGTCTGAGAGATGCGCTTGATATCGAGCGGGTTACAAAGAAATTCTACCGCGAGTTTTCCGATGAGCGCATTCATTTCATCGCCCTGATTGAAGGTATAGATAATGAAAGGGACTGCCGCTGGTATGCCTCTATCCTTCTCAACCGGCTCATGTTCATCTACTTCCTCCAGCAGAAATATTTCCTTGATAACGGCAATATCAATTATCTTCAGGACAAACTCACAGAGGTCAGACAGGCGTTCGGTACTGACAAATATTTCTCACAATTTTTAAAGGCCCTGTTCTTTGAGGGTTTTGCAAAACCGGAGAATGAGCGGAGTGATGATGCAAGAAGGCTATTAGGCAGCATCAAGTATCTTAATGGCGGTCTCTTCCTGCCTCATAGGATTGAGAGTGATTATAAGAATATTCATATCCCTGATAAGGCATTTGAAAATATACTTGAGCTCTTTGGCAGTTACTCATGGAACCTCAATGATATTCCAGGCGGCAGGGACGATGAGATAAACCCGGATGTCCTCGGGTACATATTTGAGAAATATATAAACCAGAAGGCATTTGGGGCGTATTATACAAGACCGGAGATTACTGGATATCTATGTGAGCATACGATTTATAAGATGATACTGGATAAGATAAATACAGCCGGAATTCCGGGTGTGCTTAAGCCGCGCAGTTTTGATTCAATAGCAGAACTTCTGCTTAACCTTGATGCTCCCCTATGTCGTGAATTGCTCATGCAAATTCTGCCTTCGTTGAGCCTACTTGACCCTGCCTGCGGTTCAGGTGCCTTTCTGGTAGCGGCAATGAAGACACTGATAAACCTCTACTCAGCGATCATTGGCAAGATAGAGTTCGTAAATGACCGCAATCTCACAGAGTGGCTTCGCAAGGCAAAGGCAGAGCACAAGTCATTATCCTATTTCATCAAAAAGAGCATTATCACGGACAATCTATTCGGCGTAGATATTATGGAAGAGGCGACCGAGATTGCCAGACTGCGGCTCTTCCTTGCGCTTGTTGCCTCTGCCCGGAGTATAGATGAACTGGAGCCCCTGCCAAACATTGATTTCAATATACTTACAGGAAATTCTTTAATTGGACTCATGCATGTTAATGACAAAGACTTTAATAATCGGACAAGTCAGGGTGATCTATTCCGCAAGAGTTATCGGGAAGTGCTGTCTGAGAAAAATCGTTTGATTGACGACTACAGGCATACGGCCTCGTATGCTCCTGATCTCAGGGCGCTAAGGGACAATATCGAGAAAAAGAAGACTGAGGCAAGGGCTACCCTCAATGAAATACTGCTCAATGAATTCACCAATCTTGGGATTAAATTTGAAGAGGCCGCATGGGATACAGCAAAGAACAAAGAGGGGAAGCCCGGGAAACGTAGTCTTACCATGAAAGATGTCGAGGCGCTTACTCCCTTTCACTGGGGGTATGAATTTGATGAGATTATCAATAAACGCGCCGGCTTTGATGCGATCATTACAAACCCGCCATGGGAAATATTCAAGCCCCAGGCTAAAGAATTCTTTGCCGAACATTCGGAGTTAGTCACAAAAAACAAGATGACCATCAAAGAGTTCGAGAAAGAACAGACAAAGCTCATGAAGAATGCTGAGATACGGGATGCATGGATAGAGTATCAGAGCCGCTTCCCGCATGTAAGCCAGTATTTCCGGAGTTCCAATCAATACAAAAACCAGATTGCCGTAATTAATGGCAAAAAGGCGGGCACGGATATTAATCTCTACAAGCTCTTTGTTGAACAATGCTATAACCTGCTTTGTCCTGCCGGTGAGTGCGGGATTGTCATCCCAAGCGGAATCTATACTGACCTGGGAACCAAACAATTACGTGAGATGCTTTTTAATCAGACAGAGGTTACAGGCCTGTTCTGCTTTGAGAATCGCAAAGAAATATTTGAGGGCGTACACCGCAGTTTTAAGTTCATAGTTCTGACATTTGCAAAAGGTGGCAGCACAGATAAATTCCCTGCTGCCTTTATGCGTCATGAGGTATCTGAACTGGAGAGGTTTTCAAAGGAAGGGGCATTGGATATCCCGATAGAGCTTGTCAGACGCCTGTCTCCTGACTCTTTGTCGGTGATGGAATTCAAGAACGACATGGACATCCATATCGCTGAAAAGATGCTTAGATTTCCACTACTGGGGGAAAAGATAGAAGGGACATGGAACCTTGTTTTATGTAATGAATTCCACATGACCAATGACAGCCATCTGTTTAAGACTGAACCTGCCCCGGGCCGTTTGCCGTTGTATGAAGGGAAGATGATTTGGCAGTTTGACCACAAATTATCTGATACACGATACTGGGTTTCTGAAACAGACGCTAGAGAACAGCTCGACGGTAATAATAATTCGAGGTTAGACTATGAGCAATATCGCCTTGCTTTTAGAGATGTTACAGGGAATACAAACGAAAGAACTTTAGTTTCTACAATCATTCCGCCAAAAGTATTCTGCGGTAATACCCTGCCAACAGCAAAAGGGCCAAACTCATTGCTTTTACATGTGTTTCTGACTTCCGTTTTTAATTCTTTTATTGTTGATTGGATGATTCGTCAAAAGATTACCAATCATTGCAATTTCTTCTATATGATGCAACTCCCTGTTCCCCGCCTCACTGAGAAAGATTCTATGTTTCGTCCTATTGTTGAGAAAGCTGCCCGCCTTATTTGCACAACACCCGAATTTGACGACTTAGCAAAGGAAGTCGGCCTTGGCAGTCATAAAAACGGTGTAACCAATGAAATTGAACGTAACCGCATCCGAGCCGAGCTTGACGGCCTCATCGCCCATCTCTACGGTTTGACAGAAGAAGAATTCGCCTATATCCTCACCACATTTCCACTTGTGCCTGAACCGATTAAAGTTGCCACCCTAAACGCATATAGAGATGTAGGAAGGGAAATGATCAAATGA
- a CDS encoding NgoFVII family restriction endonuclease: MPRIFDNIEQELLTALRETLNVSERADFCVGYFNLRGWKQLDSYIEEWAGGKDNCCRLLVGMQRLPNEELISAFSLIKSDKGIDRQTAIRIKKKLAEEFREQLTYGIPSNEDEAGLRRLAAQIKAKKVVVKLFLRHPLHAKLYLLFRSDPINPATGFLGSSNLTFAGLSQQGELNIDVLDHDACNKLSKWFDDRWNDRWCLDISEDLVSIIAESWAREDLIPPYYLYINMAYHLAQEARAGLAEFRIPHDFGKRLFEFQTAAVKIAAHHLHKRGGVLLGDVVGLGKTLMATALSRIFEDDFGLETLIICPKNLTKMWEDYVHQYRMRAKVLSISRAINELPDLPRYRLIIMDESHNLRNREGKRYHAIYDYIQKNESRCILLSATPYNKNYRDLSNQLRLFVPEDKDLGVRPEKLLRELGETEFIRRHQCSVHTLAAFEKSDHADDWRDLMRLYMVRRTRSFIQDNYAETEPATGRRFLTFEDGTRSYFPTRKPKTVKFRIDDTNPDDQYARLYASDVVDAINSLSLPRYGMGNYISETPHEPPSQSEAKIMQDLSRAGKRLMGFCRTNLFKRLESNGSAFILSIERHILRNYIFLHAIENGKPLPIGTQYPEMLDSRIYDEDSDEDDITADIFIDETSVSNKLTKDDENWRDKNVPPILHLFLDRRGFLTPPGGFDEDDFKRRAAEVYKDYETQYKKRFRWLRPNLFLNDLTADLRKDIKSLLKILHKCGNWIPERDTKLDALYNVIANKHPDEKVIVFSQFADTVRYLEAGLKARGISKIAGVTGDSDDPTEIAWRFSPESNRKRDRIKHEDELRVLIATDVLSEGQNLQDCSVVVNFDLPWAIIRLIQRAGRVDRIGQKSENILCYSFLPADGVERIIRLRARVRLRLHENAEVVGTDEAFFEDDRNDQAILDLYNEKSGVIDGDGDVDGEVDLASYAYQIWKNAITANPELQKIIPSLQPVTYSAKSINSPVTSGEREHYSGNTLPFKGMDRVGMGLCSGEIPEGVLIYMRTADGSDALAWIDKEGNSVTESQFTILKAAECTPDTPAIPRDEKHHELVQKGVELIIQEEKSVGGQLGRPSGARFRTYERLKRYAPELEAVKGTLFESPELLKAIDEIYRYPLRQTATDTLNRQLRSGISDETLTQLVIALREEGRLCIIHEEEETQEPRIICSLGLVGIDK, translated from the coding sequence ATGCCCCGTATTTTCGACAATATAGAACAGGAACTTCTTACGGCCCTTCGTGAGACTCTAAATGTTTCCGAGCGTGCCGACTTCTGCGTAGGCTACTTCAATCTCCGGGGCTGGAAACAGCTTGATTCTTACATTGAAGAATGGGCAGGCGGCAAGGACAATTGCTGTCGTCTTCTTGTTGGTATGCAGAGGCTTCCTAATGAAGAGCTTATATCTGCATTCAGTCTGATTAAATCTGACAAGGGGATTGACCGGCAGACAGCGATTCGCATCAAAAAGAAACTCGCAGAAGAATTCAGGGAACAATTGACTTATGGCATCCCTTCTAATGAAGATGAGGCCGGTCTCCGCAGGCTTGCCGCCCAGATTAAGGCGAAAAAGGTTGTTGTTAAATTATTCCTCAGGCACCCTTTACATGCAAAGCTCTACCTGCTCTTCCGTTCTGACCCCATAAACCCTGCTACAGGTTTTCTTGGAAGCAGTAACCTGACATTTGCCGGACTATCACAGCAGGGCGAATTGAATATTGATGTGCTGGACCATGATGCCTGCAATAAGCTTTCAAAATGGTTTGATGATAGATGGAATGATAGATGGTGTCTGGATATATCTGAAGATCTAGTAAGCATCATCGCCGAAAGCTGGGCACGGGAAGACCTTATCCCACCGTATTACCTTTACATCAATATGGCCTATCACCTTGCACAGGAGGCACGTGCCGGTCTTGCCGAATTCCGGATACCGCATGATTTTGGAAAAAGGTTATTTGAATTCCAGACCGCTGCCGTAAAAATAGCTGCCCATCATCTGCATAAACGCGGCGGTGTCCTGCTCGGTGATGTTGTCGGGCTTGGGAAAACCCTCATGGCAACAGCCCTATCCCGTATCTTTGAGGATGATTTTGGACTTGAGACACTCATCATCTGCCCCAAAAATCTTACCAAGATGTGGGAAGACTATGTGCATCAATATCGTATGCGGGCAAAAGTCCTTTCCATTTCACGTGCCATAAATGAACTGCCTGATTTGCCGAGGTACCGGTTGATTATAATGGATGAAAGTCACAACCTCCGAAACCGTGAAGGCAAGCGATATCATGCAATTTATGATTATATACAAAAAAATGAAAGCAGGTGCATCCTGCTGTCTGCAACACCATATAACAAAAACTATCGCGACCTTTCTAACCAGCTACGCCTCTTTGTCCCTGAAGACAAGGATTTGGGAGTACGCCCCGAGAAACTGCTCCGTGAGTTAGGAGAGACAGAGTTCATACGCAGGCATCAGTGTTCCGTACATACACTTGCTGCATTTGAAAAGAGCGACCATGCAGACGACTGGCGCGATCTTATGAGGCTTTACATGGTGAGGCGGACGCGTAGTTTCATCCAGGATAATTATGCAGAGACTGAACCTGCAACCGGCCGAAGGTTCTTAACCTTTGAAGACGGCACCAGATCTTATTTTCCAACCCGCAAACCTAAGACAGTTAAATTCAGGATTGACGATACAAACCCGGATGACCAATATGCACGCCTGTATGCCTCTGATGTTGTTGATGCAATTAACAGTCTCAGTCTTCCCAGATATGGCATGGGGAATTACATCTCAGAAACTCCTCATGAGCCACCCTCACAGTCCGAAGCCAAAATCATGCAGGACCTCTCACGTGCAGGAAAACGCCTCATGGGGTTCTGCCGTACAAATCTCTTTAAGCGCCTTGAAAGTAACGGCAGTGCATTTATTCTCTCCATAGAGAGACATATCCTGCGCAACTATATATTCCTCCATGCAATTGAAAACGGAAAACCCCTCCCTATAGGGACACAGTACCCTGAAATGCTTGATTCACGTATATATGATGAAGATTCGGATGAAGACGATATTACAGCGGATATATTCATTGATGAAACATCTGTGAGCAACAAGCTCACAAAGGATGATGAAAATTGGCGGGACAAGAATGTCCCGCCTATCCTCCATTTATTCCTGGATAGGCGGGGTTTTCTAACCCCGCCGGGGGGATTTGACGAAGATGATTTTAAACGCCGCGCCGCCGAGGTCTACAAGGATTATGAAACACAATACAAAAAACGCTTCAGGTGGTTAAGGCCGAACCTGTTTCTAAATGACCTCACTGCTGACCTTCGTAAGGATATTAAATCACTGCTGAAAATCCTACATAAGTGCGGGAACTGGATTCCGGAAAGAGACACCAAGCTTGACGCCCTCTATAACGTTATTGCAAATAAACACCCTGATGAAAAGGTAATCGTCTTCAGCCAGTTTGCAGATACTGTCCGCTATCTTGAGGCCGGACTTAAGGCAAGGGGTATCTCAAAGATTGCCGGTGTAACCGGTGACTCAGATGACCCCACGGAGATTGCATGGCGATTTAGTCCTGAGAGTAATAGAAAAAGAGACCGGATAAAACATGAAGACGAATTGCGTGTCCTGATCGCAACCGATGTCCTCAGCGAAGGGCAGAACCTCCAGGATTGCTCAGTAGTTGTAAACTTTGACCTCCCCTGGGCTATTATCAGATTAATACAGCGGGCAGGCCGTGTGGACAGGATAGGTCAGAAGTCCGAAAATATCTTATGCTATTCATTTCTTCCTGCTGATGGTGTGGAGCGTATAATCAGGCTGCGCGCCCGTGTCCGTCTGAGACTGCATGAAAACGCAGAGGTTGTCGGTACGGATGAAGCCTTCTTTGAAGACGACCGCAATGACCAGGCCATACTTGACCTGTATAATGAAAAGTCCGGCGTTATAGATGGGGATGGAGATGTTGACGGAGAGGTAGACCTTGCGTCTTATGCGTATCAGATATGGAAGAATGCCATAACTGCAAACCCCGAACTGCAAAAGATCATCCCATCTTTACAGCCTGTGACTTACTCTGCTAAATCCATAAATTCCCCTGTCACCTCAGGGGAGAGGGAACATTATTCTGGAAATACCCTCCCCTTCAAGGGGATGGATAGGGTGGGGATGGGGTTATGCTCAGGTGAAATTCCCGAAGGCGTCCTTATTTACATGCGCACCGCAGATGGAAGCGATGCACTGGCATGGATAGACAAAGAAGGCAATAGTGTTACAGAATCCCAATTTACCATCTTAAAGGCTGCCGAGTGCACGCCTGATACCCCTGCCATTCCACGTGATGAAAAACACCATGAACTTGTGCAGAAAGGCGTTGAGCTGATAATACAAGAGGAAAAATCAGTCGGTGGTCAGTTGGGCAGACCATCAGGCGCCCGCTTCCGTACTTATGAGAGACTGAAGCGATATGCTCCAGAATTAGAAGCAGTCAAAGGGACACTGTTTGAATCTCCGGAACTCCTCAAGGCTATTGACGAAATCTATCGTTATCCCCTCCGGCAGACTGCCACAGACACACTCAACCGCCAGTTGAGGAGCGGTATTTCAGATGAGACACTTACACAGCTCGTAATTGCTTTGCGGGAAGAAGGGCGTCTGTGTATAATCCATGAGGAAGAAGAGACTCAGGAACCGAGGATTATCTGTTCGTTGGGATTAGTGGGGATTGATAAATAA
- a CDS encoding macro domain-containing protein codes for MIKLLTGNLLEADAEALVNTVNTVGVMGKGIALQFKQAYPDNYEAYRKACSHHEVQHGRMFVFSTRKIVNPMYIINFPTKRHWKEKSRMEDIDSGLRALVEVIGNSGIRSIAIPPLGCGNGGLSWVEVKSRIESAFMELPDVNVFLFGPQGAPEAEDMRVATKQLPISRLS; via the coding sequence ATGATTAAACTATTAACAGGAAATCTTTTGGAAGCAGATGCTGAAGCCCTCGTTAATACAGTAAATACAGTCGGTGTCATGGGAAAGGGCATTGCTCTCCAGTTTAAACAGGCCTATCCTGATAATTACGAGGCATACAGAAAAGCATGCAGTCACCATGAAGTGCAACATGGAAGGATGTTCGTTTTTTCTACAAGGAAAATAGTAAACCCTATGTACATCATCAATTTCCCTACTAAACGGCATTGGAAGGAAAAATCCCGCATGGAGGATATAGACTCAGGTCTTAGAGCCCTTGTTGAGGTAATTGGAAATTCAGGTATACGTTCTATTGCTATTCCTCCTTTAGGTTGCGGCAATGGGGGATTGAGTTGGGTAGAAGTAAAATCACGAATAGAGTCTGCTTTCATGGAGTTGCCAGACGTTAATGTTTTTCTTTTTGGACCGCAAGGAGCGCCTGAAGCTGAGGATATGCGTGTTGCAACCAAACAATTGCCCATCTCACGATTATCGTGA
- a CDS encoding TatD family hydrolase, producing MPQFDADRANVIKRASDNGIATLITIGTDIEDSKSAVSLAESHEFIYAGVGIHPHEVKHLKDTETAANILKSLAGKSPLTHPSPLRGEGKKKVIAIGETGLDYHYLHSPADMQQRYFRMHIETAIALNLPLIIHTREAKEDTMKILKEYFKVQDSPPPLTPLPQGEGKAVNGIFHCFSGDMDMAVQALAMGFYISFSGVITFKKAENLLEIIKYVPLNRLLIETDAPYLTPNPFRGKRNEPAYVRHTAEKIAEVKGISIEETASAIMKNAEELFKFSR from the coding sequence ATGCCTCAATTTGATGCTGACAGGGCAAATGTAATAAAACGCGCATCAGATAACGGCATTGCAACACTTATTACTATAGGCACAGATATAGAGGACAGCAAAAGTGCTGTTAGCCTCGCAGAATCGCATGAATTTATTTACGCAGGTGTTGGTATTCATCCGCATGAGGTAAAGCATTTAAAAGACACTGAAACTGCCGCTAACATACTAAAATCTCTCGCCGGAAAGTCCCCCCTCACCCATCCCTCTCCCCTAAGGGGCGAGGGAAAGAAGAAGGTAATAGCAATAGGAGAGACAGGATTAGATTACCACTATCTCCACTCCCCTGCTGATATGCAGCAACGATATTTCAGGATGCACATAGAAACAGCAATAGCCCTCAATCTCCCTCTCATCATCCACACCCGTGAGGCCAAAGAAGATACCATGAAGATTCTGAAAGAATACTTTAAGGTACAAGACTCCCCCCCTCCCCTTACTCCCCTCCCGCAAGGGGAGGGGAAAGCTGTTAATGGCATATTTCACTGCTTTTCCGGTGACATGGATATGGCGGTACAGGCATTAGCCATGGGATTCTACATATCTTTCTCAGGCGTCATTACCTTTAAGAAGGCGGAGAATCTTCTTGAGATAATTAAATATGTCCCTCTTAACCGCCTCCTCATTGAAACAGACGCCCCCTATCTCACACCCAATCCCTTCAGGGGAAAAAGAAACGAACCCGCTTACGTCAGACACACCGCTGAAAAAATTGCAGAAGTAAAAGGCATTTCAATAGAAGAGACCGCCTCAGCTATTATGAAAAATGCAGAGGAGTTGTTTAAATTCTCACGATAA
- a CDS encoding type II toxin-antitoxin system RelE/ParE family toxin encodes MFKFEVEFYEEEPNPVIEFIENLPKKANVKAYKYIALLEEKGPEMLSSYCTKLSHHPKLWELKIDYRTNAYRIFFFRNEKTIILLHGIAKKTNSTPIDALNLSEKRMKKWLEGKGIKK; translated from the coding sequence ATGTTCAAGTTTGAAGTCGAATTTTACGAAGAAGAACCTAACCCTGTTATTGAGTTCATAGAAAATTTACCCAAGAAGGCTAATGTAAAGGCATATAAGTATATAGCCTTATTAGAAGAGAAAGGGCCTGAGATGCTTTCTTCGTACTGCACCAAACTTTCTCATCACCCCAAACTTTGGGAACTGAAAATTGACTATAGGACAAATGCATATAGAATATTCTTTTTCCGTAATGAGAAAACAATAATATTGTTGCATGGTATCGCTAAAAAAACGAATAGTACACCTATTGACGCATTGAATCTCTCTGAAAAAAGAATGAAAAAGTGGTTAGAAGGAAAGGGGATCAAAAAATGA
- a CDS encoding protein-export chaperone SecB, whose translation MKKNRQPGIDFVKIILEKANLEVNTNYSNIDEDINVELSVKVNRKLDKTKKSLIVNLEVALFKETVNPPLRVSVLAAGYFSVKNDEDIESLEGFSRIQAPALIFPFIRETIANLTMRTGNPPLLIPPINILQLIGKSGKKRKRSPNKL comes from the coding sequence ATGAAAAAGAATAGGCAGCCGGGAATTGATTTCGTCAAGATTATCCTTGAGAAGGCTAATCTTGAGGTGAATACAAATTATTCTAATATCGATGAAGATATTAATGTAGAACTCTCCGTTAAAGTAAATCGAAAGTTAGACAAGACAAAAAAAAGTCTCATAGTAAATCTTGAAGTTGCCTTGTTTAAGGAAACTGTGAATCCGCCTCTGCGTGTGTCCGTTTTAGCTGCTGGATATTTTTCTGTTAAAAATGATGAAGATATTGAAAGTCTGGAAGGTTTTTCGCGTATACAAGCTCCTGCTTTGATCTTCCCTTTTATTCGAGAAACAATAGCTAATCTCACAATGAGAACTGGGAATCCACCATTACTTATACCTCCAATTAACATTTTACAATTAATAGGAAAATCCGGTAAAAAAAGGAAACGCTCCCCCAACAAATTATAA